The genomic DNA GCAGGTACTCCGTCAGGTGGTCGCGCACCTTGGCCAGCTCGACGTGCCGGAACACCGGACCGCCCGGCGTGGCGGCCACCACCTCGTCGCCCACCGTGTAGACCGGATAGTGCCGGCGCGAGCGCCGGGCCACGAAGACGTAGGTCGGCAGGCGGGCCGCGTTGGTCAGGCCCCGCAGCAGGCGCCCCACCGGCTCGACCAGGCCCGAGGGCCCGGCCGCCTCCACGCGCCAGCCGCAGACCTCGGCGTTGTAGGCCCGCCCCTCGCCCCACGTCTCGTGGACCGGGATGTCGACGACGTTGCGGCGGCGCACCAGTTCCTCGGCCAGATCGGCGCGCAGGGTCCACGGCGCGGAGCCGTCGTGGCGGGTGACGTTGCGGCGCAGGGTGATCTCCATGGCGGCCCTCCTAGTGTCCGGCGTCGGGCGCCGGCATCATGACGCGCCGCCCCGGCTCGGCCTGCACCACGCGGTCGCCGAACTCGGGGTAGCTGATGGTGCCGTGCTCGGTCAGATCGAGGCCCTCGAGCTCTTCGCGGGCCGACACGCGCAGCCCGATGGCCGCGTCGGTGAGGCGGAACAGGGTGTAGCCCGTGCCGAAGGCCCACGCGCCCACGGCGCCCACGCCCACGGCCTGCACGCCGAGCTGGGCGAAGCCGCCGCCGTAGAACAGGCCGGCCACCGCGCCCATGCCCGTCAGCTCGCCCGCCGCCGGCGCGGCGAACAGGCCCACCGCCAGGGTGCCCCAGGCGCCGCTGAAGGCGTGCACCGCCACGGCGCCCACGGGGTCGTCGATCTTCCACACGCGCTCCATGAGCACGAGCGCGTACACCAGCACCGGTCCGGCCACCAGGCCGATGGCCAGGGCGCCGGCCGGCGTCACGCTGGCGGTGCCGGCGGTGATGGCGACCAGTCCGGCGAGGGCGCCGTTGAGGGCCATCTCGGTCGAGGGCCGCCCGGTGCGCATCCAGTTGATGAGCAGGGCCGAGACGGCGCCGGCCGCCGCCGCCAGGTTGGTGGTCACGGCGATGTAGCCGATGCCGGCGTTCATGCCGCTGAGGGTGCTGCCGGCATTGAAGCCGAACCAGCCGAACCAAAGGATGAACACGCCGAGGGCCGCGAGGGTGAGGCTGTGGCCGGGAATGACGTTGGCCGTGCCGTCCTGGTTGAAGCGGCCGATGCGCGGGCCGAGCACGAGCGCGCCCGCCAGGGCGGCCCAGCCCCCCACGCCGTGCACGATGGTCGAGCCCGCGAAGTCGATGAAGCCCAGCTTCGCCAGCCAGCCGCCGCCCCACAGCCAGTGGCCGCTGATGGGGTAGATCAGCCCCACCAGCACCACGCTGTAGACCAGGTAGGCCGAGAACTTCAGACGCTCGGCGACGGCGCCCGAGACGATGGTGGCCGCGGTGGCGGCGAAGACGAGCTGGAAGAGGAAGCCCGCCCACTCGCCGGCCCCCTCGGCGGTGAAGGTCAGGTTGCGCAGCAGGAAGTTGTCGGTGCCGATCAGGCCCGCGGCCGAGGCCCCGTACATGAGCCCGTAACCCACCGCGAAGTACAGGATGCTGCCCACGCAGAAGTCCATGAGGTTCTTCATGAGCAGATTGGCGGCGTTCTTGGCGCGGGAGAAGCCGCTCTCGACCATGGCGAAGCCGGCCTGCATGAAGAAGACGAGGAAGGCGGCCAGCAGCAGCCAGATCATGTCGATCTGGCTGGTGACCGCGGCCAGGTCGGGGGCGGGGGCTTCACTGGCGGCGCCGGCGGGCGCTGCCGCCAGCAGGATCGCCGCAACGGCGGAGGCGGGAACGAGGGGCTTGCTCGACATGGCGTTACTCCCGTGCTGGGGACCGGCGGCGCGACGCCGGCACCGACAAATCGCCCTGGAAAAGGCGCACCGCCGACCCGGATCTCTGGGGCGGCGGCCTACACGGAGTCATTATAGACCAAAACGCGATCGATTTAACGAAAAAATTTAAGTAATTGGCAACATGGTCAAATTTTTGACGCCATTTAGCCTAAATCACAATCCAAATAAGACTAAATTGGCCACGCGTCAAACCATGTCGAATCCCAGCTCTCGCAGCGGCGGCGAGGTCGTCTCCTCGGCCAGCAGCTCCGCCACGGTGGAGCGGGCGAACGCGTCCTCCATTTCGCCCATGGCCTTGTCCAGCCGCCCGTGCAGGGGGCAGAGGCGGTTGGCGTGGCCCTTCAGGTGAAGCGGGCACGCGTGGATGCGCTGGATCGGATCGACTGCGCTGATAACGTCGAGAACCGACAGGGAGGCCGGATCCCGGTCCAGGCGAAACCCCCCCGTCCGACCGGGGCTCGAGCTGACGATCCCGGACCGCGCCAGGATCTGCAGCACCTTCGACAGGTACCCCGGCGGAATCTGAACCGCATCGGAAATCGCTTTGGTGCCAAGCGCTTCGGTGGGATGGCCGGCCAGCCAGATGACCGCCCGCAGGGCGTATTCCGCCGTTCTCGAGATCGTCATGTCCGTCGCCTCCTCGGTTGCCGCAATTCTAATCAAACTAGACCTTGACGTCCAGGTTTACGTTGTACAAACTTAAACCTGGATGTTGAGGTATTGGTTTCCAACCCCCGAAGGAGCTGTCATGACCACCGGAACGGAGAAGACGGTCGGGACCTGGGTCGCCGAACGTCTGGGCCGCCACGCGGTCTTCGCGCACTACGGCATCGACTTCTGCTGCGGCGGCGCCACCCCGCTGGCCGTCGCCTGCCGCGACGCCGGCCACGACGCCGACGAGGTCCTCGCCGCCCTCGCCGCGGACGACCGGGCCGCCGCGACCCGCGTCGACCCCGGCACGGCCGACTGGACCCGGGTTCCCCTGGCGGCCCTCTGCGACCACATCGAGTCGACCCACCATACGTTCATGAAGTCGATCCTGCCGCGCATCGCCCAGCTGCTGGGCAAGGTCGTCGACGCCCACGGGACGCATCACCCCGAACTCGCCGATGTCGCCGGCGTCTTCGCCGACCTGCGCGGGGAGATCTCAGACCACCTGGCGAAGGAAGAGCAGGTCCTCTTCCCGCTCATCCGGCGCATGGAGACTACGGGCGAGGTGCCCCGGGCCCACTGCGGATCGGTCGGCAACCCCATCCGGGTCATGGAGCACGAGCACGACCGGGCCGGCGAGGCCCTGCGTCGCCTGCGGGAACTGACCGGAGGCTACGAGGCGCCCGCCGACGGCTGCACCACCTACCGGGCGCTCATGGCGGACCTGGCCGAGATGGAGAGCGACCTCCATCTGCACATCCACAAGGAGAACAACATCCTCCACCCCCGGGCCCGGCGCCTGGAGGACGAACTGGCCGCCCGCGACGGCCGGAAGGGAAACGCGTGATGGACACCCGCAAACTCTGGCTCACCTTCGCCGCGATCATCGTCGGCTCGTTCGCCGTCCTCGGCTGGTTCGGCCGCGAGATCTACCGCCAGGCCCCGCCTGTCCCGGCGCGGGTCGTGACCACCGACGGCACCGTCCTCTTCACCGGCGACGACATCCGCGACGGGCAGAACGTCTGGCAGTCGACGGGCGGGCAGGAACTGGGCACGGTCTGGGGACACGGTTCGTACGTGGCGCCGGACTGGTCGGCCGACTGGCTGCACCGCGAGGCCGTGCACATCCGTGACGCCTGGTCGCGCCGCGACTACGGCGTGCCGTTCGACCGGCTCGACCCCGAACGCCAGGCCGGACTCGAAGTGCGCCTGCAGGACGAACTGCGCGCCAACACCTACGATCCCGCCACCGGCGACCTGGTCGTCACGCCGGATCGCGCGGCCGCCATCGCGGCCGTGGGTGGCCACGTCAAGTCGTTGTTCGGCGACGACCCCGCCGGGGCCGGACTGCGCGACGCCTACGCCATGCGCACCCCCACCGTGGTCGGCGCCGATCGGCTCGACGACCTGGCCACGTTCTTCTTCTGGGCGTCGTGGGCCTGCGTCACCGAACGGCCCGGCTCGGACGTGACCTACTCCAACAACTGGCCCCCCGACACCACCGTGGGCAACCGGCCCACCGGGTCGCTGATCCTGTGGACCGGATTCTCGGTGATTCTGCTCCTGGCGGGGATCGCCGCCCTGGCGTGGTACTACGCCTCCCACCGCGACCACGAGCTCGACCCGGCCACCCTGCCGGCCGAGGATCCCCTCACGGCGCTGCGGCCGACGGCCTCGATGAAGGCGACGCTGAAGTACTTCTGGGTCGTGACGGCGTTGATCGTCGTCCAGGTCGTCATGGGCGCGGTGACCGCCCACTACGGCGTCGAGGGTTCGGGCTTCTACGGGCTGGACCTGAACAGCATCCTGCCCTACAGCGTCTCGCGGACCTGGCACGTGCAGCTGGGGATCTTCTGGATCGCCACGTCCTGGCTCGCGACCGGGCTGTTCATCGGTCCGGCCGTCTCCGGCCACGAGCCCCGCTTCCAGCGCCTTGGCGTGAACGTCCTCTTCGGCGCCCTGCTCGTCGTCGTGGGCGGCTCCCTCACCGGCCAGTGGCTGGGCGTGATGCAGAAGCTCGGCCTGATGGAGAACTTCTGGTTCGGCCACCAGGGCTACGAGTACGTCGACCTCGGCCGGCTCTGGCAGATCCTGCTGCTGGTGGGTCTGGTGCTGTGGCTCGTGCTGATGGTGCGCGCGCTGCTGCCGGCCCTGCGGCGCAACGACGACAACAAGCCCCTGCTCACCATGCTCGTGATCTCGTGCGTGGCCATCGCCGCCTTCTACGGTGCGGGCCTGATGTGGGGCCGCCAGACCAACCTGGCCATGGCCGAGTACTGGCGCTGGTGGGTGGTGCACCTGTGGGTCGAGGGGTTCTTCGAGGTCTTCGCCACCGTTGTCATCGCCTTCCTCTTCGTGCGCCTGGGGCTGCTGCCGGTGCGCCTGGCCACGGCGGCGTCGCTGTTCTCGACGAACGTGTTCCTCGCCGGCGGGATCATCGGCACGTTCCACCACCTCTACTTCACCGGCACCCCGACGGCGGTGCTCGCGCTGGGCGCCACCTTCTCGGCCCTCGAGGTGGTGCCGCTGGTGCTGCTCGGCTTCGAGGCCTACCACAACCTGCAGATCAGCCGGGCCACAGAGTGGCTCCGGGCCTACAAGTGGCCCATCTACTGCTTCGTGGCGGTGGCCTTCTGGAATCTGGTCGGGGCCGGCATCTTCGGCTTCCTGATCAACCCGCCCATCGCGCTCTACTACATGCAGGGCCTGAACACGACGCCGGTGCACGGGCACACCGCCCTGTTCGGGGTGTACGGCATGCTCGGCATCGGGCTCATGCTCTTCGTCCTGAAGGGCCTGGCCGCCCGGCGGGTCTGGAAGGACGGGGTGATCCGCTTCGCCTTCTGGTCCATCAACATCGGCCTGGCGCTGATGGTCCTGCTCAGCGTGCTCCCGGTCGGGCTGGCCCAGACGCTGGCCAGCGTGAAGCACGGCCTCTGGTATGCCCGTTCGGCGGAGTTCATGCAGCAGGACTACCTGCAGACCCTGCGCTGGCTGCGGGTGATCGGCGACACCGTCTTCGCCGTGGGCGTGCTGGCCCTCGGCTGGTTCGTGGCCGGCCTGAAGACCGGCTGGTCGGTGCAGCGGGAGTTCGACCTGCCGGAGGCCGGTGGCCCGGCGACGGCTCCGGACCGGGTCGGCGCCTGACGGTTCCGGACCGGCCATGGTCGCGTCCGGAGGGGGCGGGGTCCGATGGGGTGGACCTCGCCCCCTTTCCGATCCACGGTGGAGTCGATCCGGCTTCCGTGCTAGAAATCGTGCACGGAGGTCGACCATGCGTGCAGTGTCCCCGTTTCGATGCCACCGGATCGCGTTCCTGGCCTGCGTCCTCGTTCCCGTGCTGGCAGGGCCGGCGGCGCCCCCCGCCGCCGCCCAGGCCATCGATCGCGACGCCTACCTGACCTACGTGCCCCTGGAGTATCCGCCCCTGGTGGCCCGGCCCCGGGCGAACGTCGACTTCGCGCTCTTCGGCGACCCGGCCGCCCCGGGCTTCATCGACGTCGATCCCCGCGACGGCATCGACGACCGCCGCGGCCGGCGCCTGCACGAGCTGGCCGCCCGCTTCGGGCCGATCATGGTCGCCAACACCACGAACCTGCCCATGGACTTCCGGCGCTTCATGGCCGACAGCCGCTCGTTCAACCTCTACGTCGACACCTGGAGCCTGGCCGGCGGCGCCCCGGCGCGGGTGCGCAGCCGGGAGATCGCCCTCGGCGACATCGTCGACGCGCCGTGCGGCGACACGGCGGCCGCCGAACACGACCCCGCCGGCGACTGCCTGCTGCTCGACCTGCTCGAGCGCTACCATCCGGAGCATCCGGACTGGCCGCGGCTGGCGCCCCGCGTGGTCGACGCCGACGAGAACTTCGAGGTGATGTTCTTCGACTTCCCCGGCGAGGATCCGGAGACCTGGAAGGCGGAGTTCGAGAACGAGTTCTCCCGGCTGCTGCCCGAGCGCTACCACGACTACCTGAAGGTCTTCATGCACCCGTTCATCCAGGAGCACCGCACGGGCCCCCGCGCCGAGCCGCGCTACGAACTCGTGCTGCAGTACTACTTCTTCTATCCGACCAACGACGGCGGCAACGACCACGAGGGCGACTGGGAGCACATCAACGTGTCGGTCACGCCGCACGGGAGCCACGACCGCCTGCTGCGCGCCGCAGAGCTGCAGACCATCCTCGACGGCACGGGCGACGACAACGAGCTGGTCATCCGGTACATCGACTACTACTTCCACCACCAGGTGTACCGCATGGACTTCACCCGGCCCGACGCGTACGCCGCGCGCGAGGCCTGGGAGCGGCAGGTCGAGGACATCGCGCCCGAGCTCTACAACGAGAGGCGCACCTGGCGCGCCATCCGCCGCGTGGCCTGGTGGGACGACAAGGAGACGGTGGTCAACACCCACCCCATCTGCTACATCGGCGCCGACAACAAGGGCCTCGACCAGCTGCTCTCGCCGCCCGGCGGCACGAACCGCGACTCGCACGGCACCTACCCCTTCACCGGCCTCTACAAGGACATCGGACCGGGCGGCGCCACCGAGCAGATCAACGCCTTCTTCGACGGCCGGAAGTGGTACCGGCGGCACGGCGGCGACGTGAGCGGCAGCGACCAGCAGAAGTTCGGCCGCGGCCACGCCGTGCCCTACACGACCCGCAAGCGCATCGAGGTGGTGCCCGACTGGGAGTGCGTGCTCGAACCGGTGCTGACCGACGTGGAGATGCGGCGCGACTGGTTCTGGCTGCTGCTGCCGGTGCGCTGGGGGTATCCGGCCACGCAGAGCCCCTTCGCGGGCGTCGTGGCCCACGCCGAGACCGGCAACCTGTCGCCCTTCGGCCCCAACAGCCAGCCCCACTGGAACCGCGTGGGCGGCGACGGCGGCTCGCACCGCTACGAGCCCCACAGCTTCGAGACCCTCTTCCCCCTGGGCCTGCAGGACTCGTTCGTGAACAGCTGGGGCTACCTGAACCTGACCCTGCCGGTGATCGCCTCGGTGCCGCCCATCGACTTCGCCTGGCGCCTGGTGGCCTACCCGTTCCGCCGGGCCCTGCAGCGCAACGACCCGGTGTTCTTCCCGACGGAGAAGATCCCGTCGCGCCTGGTCGGGCTCACCGCCGGCTTCAGCCGCTCGCAGTTCAACGAGGAGGTCGCCCTGCTCGTGCTGAACGGCGATCCGGGAATCGAACAACTCGTCATGTTCGCCATCACCGAGCCCGACGGCCTGGTCTCGGCGGCGGCCGACGTGCCCCCCGCCGAGCACTGGTGGTGGCAGATCAGCTTCTACCTCGGCGACCGCTTCTCGACCCAGAACACCCTGCTCCACTCGCGCAGCGATCTGCGCATCAACGCCGTCGGCCGCACCGGCACGAGCCACACCGCCGCCACCGAGCTGAACCTCTGGGAATACGCGGGCAGCTTCCGCTACGACCTGACCGGCCGCGCCCTGCGCCCGTTCCTC from bacterium includes the following:
- a CDS encoding ammonium transporter; amino-acid sequence: MSSKPLVPASAVAAILLAAAPAGAASEAPAPDLAAVTSQIDMIWLLLAAFLVFFMQAGFAMVESGFSRAKNAANLLMKNLMDFCVGSILYFAVGYGLMYGASAAGLIGTDNFLLRNLTFTAEGAGEWAGFLFQLVFAATAATIVSGAVAERLKFSAYLVYSVVLVGLIYPISGHWLWGGGWLAKLGFIDFAGSTIVHGVGGWAALAGALVLGPRIGRFNQDGTANVIPGHSLTLAALGVFILWFGWFGFNAGSTLSGMNAGIGYIAVTTNLAAAAGAVSALLINWMRTGRPSTEMALNGALAGLVAITAGTASVTPAGALAIGLVAGPVLVYALVLMERVWKIDDPVGAVAVHAFSGAWGTLAVGLFAAPAAGELTGMGAVAGLFYGGGFAQLGVQAVGVGAVGAWAFGTGYTLFRLTDAAIGLRVSAREELEGLDLTEHGTISYPEFGDRVVQAEPGRRVMMPAPDAGH
- a CDS encoding Rrf2 family transcriptional regulator — translated: MTISRTAEYALRAVIWLAGHPTEALGTKAISDAVQIPPGYLSKVLQILARSGIVSSSPGRTGGFRLDRDPASLSVLDVISAVDPIQRIHACPLHLKGHANRLCPLHGRLDKAMGEMEDAFARSTVAELLAEETTSPPLRELGFDMV
- the ric gene encoding iron-sulfur cluster repair di-iron protein, with the translated sequence MTTGTEKTVGTWVAERLGRHAVFAHYGIDFCCGGATPLAVACRDAGHDADEVLAALAADDRAAATRVDPGTADWTRVPLAALCDHIESTHHTFMKSILPRIAQLLGKVVDAHGTHHPELADVAGVFADLRGEISDHLAKEEQVLFPLIRRMETTGEVPRAHCGSVGNPIRVMEHEHDRAGEALRRLRELTGGYEAPADGCTTYRALMADLAEMESDLHLHIHKENNILHPRARRLEDELAARDGRKGNA
- a CDS encoding nitric-oxide reductase large subunit, whose product is MDTRKLWLTFAAIIVGSFAVLGWFGREIYRQAPPVPARVVTTDGTVLFTGDDIRDGQNVWQSTGGQELGTVWGHGSYVAPDWSADWLHREAVHIRDAWSRRDYGVPFDRLDPERQAGLEVRLQDELRANTYDPATGDLVVTPDRAAAIAAVGGHVKSLFGDDPAGAGLRDAYAMRTPTVVGADRLDDLATFFFWASWACVTERPGSDVTYSNNWPPDTTVGNRPTGSLILWTGFSVILLLAGIAALAWYYASHRDHELDPATLPAEDPLTALRPTASMKATLKYFWVVTALIVVQVVMGAVTAHYGVEGSGFYGLDLNSILPYSVSRTWHVQLGIFWIATSWLATGLFIGPAVSGHEPRFQRLGVNVLFGALLVVVGGSLTGQWLGVMQKLGLMENFWFGHQGYEYVDLGRLWQILLLVGLVLWLVLMVRALLPALRRNDDNKPLLTMLVISCVAIAAFYGAGLMWGRQTNLAMAEYWRWWVVHLWVEGFFEVFATVVIAFLFVRLGLLPVRLATAASLFSTNVFLAGGIIGTFHHLYFTGTPTAVLALGATFSALEVVPLVLLGFEAYHNLQISRATEWLRAYKWPIYCFVAVAFWNLVGAGIFGFLINPPIALYYMQGLNTTPVHGHTALFGVYGMLGIGLMLFVLKGLAARRVWKDGVIRFAFWSINIGLALMVLLSVLPVGLAQTLASVKHGLWYARSAEFMQQDYLQTLRWLRVIGDTVFAVGVLALGWFVAGLKTGWSVQREFDLPEAGGPATAPDRVGA